Within the Devosia lucknowensis genome, the region AAATTCAAGAAGTGTTTGATTGCGGGGGCGTTCGAACGCCTCCCGATAAGCATGGAAGCAATGTCGGGCACGTGTTGTCCGGAAGGCGCGATGGCGAGGCAGACTGTCTATCTCGATCACAATGCAGCGTCCCCGCTTCGTCCCGAAGCGCGGGCGGCGTTGCTTGACGCGCTGGAATTTGCCGGCAATCCCTCTTCCGTCCATGGCCACGGCCGCGCGCTGCGCAACGTCATCGAGACTGGCCGCCAGAAGGTTGCGCGTCTCTGTGGCGCCGAAACCCGTCAGGTCGTTTTTACCGGTTCGGCGACCGAAGCGATTACACAGGCTATAACCGGTGGCGTGAAGGCCCTCTCTGCCAGCGCAATTGCCATCAGTGCGGGCGAACACGCAGCAGCGGCCAAGGCTGCCGAGGCCACGGGCCTGCCGATCTGGACGGTAGGGCTCGACAGCGACGGGCGCATTGATCTCGATCAATTGGCAGCGGTGCTGGCGCGTGCCGACGCCGAAAGCGTCACGCTTCTCGTCGCCGTCCATTGGGTCAACAACGAAACGGGCGTTATCCAGCCGATCGAGCGAATTAACGCCATGGTTGGGCCGACCCGTCACACCCTCTTTATCGATGCTGTGCAGGCTCTGGGTAAGCTGCCACTGGATTTTGCCGCCTCCGCTCCCGATATGATGGCCGTCAGCGGTCACAAGATCGGCGCTCCATCAGGCATTGGTGCTCTGCTGGTCAAGGCGCATGCCGATACGGTTCGCCTGATCCCTGGCGGTGGTCAGGAACAGGGTCGGCGCGGGGGTACGGAATCGGCAGCCCTCATTGCCGCCTTTGGCGCTGCCGCCGAAGCCTGCACCTATGATATGGGCCGCCTTGCTGAGATCACGTCTCGTCTCGAAACTGGTATCCGCGCACTCGCTGCCGATGCGGTCATCTTCGGTCAAGGGGCAAACCGTACGGGCAATGTTACCAATTTCGCGGTCCCCGGTCTCGGTAATGCGACGGCGATGATGGCCCTCGACCTGATGGGCCTGTCTGTGTCCTCCGGCTCGGCCTGTTCCTCGGGAAAGGTCGGCGCCAGTCATGTTCTGGCCGCCATGGGTGTGCCGAAGGACCTGGCGAATTGCGCCCTGCGCGTCAGCTTTGGCTGGAATTCCACGATGGGTGACGCGGAGGCGTTCCTCGTCGGCCTTGAAAACCTCCTGTCCCGCCAGCGGCGGGACGGAAAAGCGGCGTAGGCCGCTGCACTTGCATTCGTTCACGACGGCCTTGAACCGTCGAGGGACATAAAGGAGAAGCCGTATGGCGGACTACGATATCCCGACGTTGAAGGAAGAGATCGACAGGGAGACCGTCGAACAGGTCCTCGCGCTCGACGTCGACAAGTACAAGTACGGTTTTGAAAGCGACATCGAGTCCGATGTCCTGCCGCCGGGTCTCACCGAAGATACCGTCCGTTTCATCTCCGCCAAGAAGCAGGAGCCCGAATGGATGCTGGAATGGCGTCTGGACGCCTTCCGTCGCTGGCAGACGCTGGAAGAGCCCGACTGGGCCAAGGTGCACTATCCAAAGATCGACTTCCAGTCGATCAGCTACTATGCGGCGCCCAAGTCGGTCACGGGCCCCAAGAGCCTGGATGAAGTCGATCCCGAACTCCTCGCGACCTATGCCAAGCTCGGCATTCCGCTCAAGGAGCAGGCGATCCTCGCAGGCGTTCAGGGCGCGGGCGAACCAACAGGCACGCCCTTTGGCGCCAATGTCGCAGTCGACGCCGTGTTCGACAGCGTCTCCGTTGTGACCACGTTCCGCGAGGAACTGGCCAAGGCCGGCATCATCTTCTGCTCGATTTCGGAAGCGGTGCGCGAGCACCCCGAACTCGTGAAGCAGTATCTCGGCTCCGTAGTCCCGGTTTCCGACAACTACTACGCCACGCTTAACTCCGCGGTCTTCACCGATGGCTCGTTTGTCTACATTCCCAAGGGCGTTCGCTGCCCGATGGAGCTGTCGACCTATTTCCGCATCAACGAGAAGAATACCGGCCAGTTCGAGCGCACGCTGATCATTGCCGACGATGACAGCTACGTGTCCTATCTGGAAGGCTGTACGGCGCCCATGCGCGACGAGAACCAGCTCCACGCTGCGGTCGTCGAACTCGTTGCCCTCGACAATGCCGAGATCAAGTACTCGACCGTCCAGAACTGGTATCCCGGTGACAAGGACGGCAAGGGCGGCATCTACAATTTCGTCACCAAGCGTGGCGATTGCCGTGGTGTCAATTCGCATATTTCCTGGACCCAGGTCGAAACCGGTTCCGCCATCACGTGGAAATATCCAAGCTGCATCCTGCGCGGCGACGGTTCGCGCGGCGAGTTCTACTCGATCGCCATTTCCAACGGCTATCAGCAGGTCGATAGCGGCACCAAGATGATCCACCTGGGCAAGAACACGTCCAGCCGCATCATCTCCAAGGGTATCGCCGCCGGCTTTTCGGACAACACCTATCGCGGCCAGGTCTCGGCCCATGCCAAGGCCAGGAATGCCCGCAACTTCACCCAGTGCGACTCGCTGCTCATCGGCGACAAGTGCGGCGCCCACACGGTTCCCTATATCGAGAGCCGCAACGGCACTGCCGTCTTCGAGCACGAAGCGACGACGTCGAAGATTTCCGACGACCAGATGTTCTATTGCATGCAGCGCGGCCTCAACGAAGAAGAAGCCGTAGCGCTGATCGTCAACGGCTTCGTGCGCGACGTGCTCCAGCATCTGCCCATGGAATTCATGGTCGAAACCCAGAAGCTGATCTCGATCAGCCTCGAAGGCAGCGTGGGCTGAGATGAGCGCCGCAACGCGTAGCCCGGTTGTGACCCTTGCCTCGCTGGCGCTCGACGCCTGGGAGCAGGGTACGCTCTATAAGTCTGCTGACACATCGTTCGGCAGGCTGCTGGGTCTTGGAAAGCTCGGTATCAGCTACAACGAAGTGCCGCCGGGCAAGTCGAGTTGCCCCTTCCACAACCACCACGTCGAAGAGGAACTCTTCATTGTGCTGGAAGGCGAGGGGACCTACCGCTTCGGCGCCGAGCGTTATTCGTTCAAGGCGGGCGACGTTCTGGGCGCACCCACCGGCGGCCAGGAAACGGCGCATCAGATCCTCAATACCGGATCGGTAACTCTCAAGTACCTGGGCATAGCCAACAATGCCGACACCGAAGTCTGCGAATACCCGGACTCGGGCAAATTCCAGGTGACCAGCCGCACTTCACCCGATCACCGCCTGCGCCATTGTGGCCGCGAAGGCGAGAACCACCTCGATTACTGGGATGGCGAGCCGGGCGCCTGAGCGCCGCAGCTATCCCGTCCGCATTTGGAGACAGAAATGACCACCCCCGTTCTTGAAATCCGCAACCTGCACGCCCGCATCGAGGACCGCGAAATCCTCAAGGGTGTGAACCTCATCATCCCGCCCGGCGAAGTTCATGCCATCATGGGCCGCAATGGCTCGGGCAAGTCGACGCTGAGCTACGTGCTGGCCGGCAAGGAAGACTATGAGGTCACCGAGGGCGAGATTCTGCTCAACGGCGAGAACATCCTCGACATGGAGCCTGACGAGCGCGCCGCCGCGGGCCTGTTCCTGGCCTTCCAGTACCCGATCGAGATCCCCGGCGTCGCGACCATGACGTTCCTCAAGGCCGCCATCAACGCCCAGCGCAAGGCGCGGGGCGAAGACGAACTCAAGACCCCGGACTTTATGCGCCTCGTCAAGGAAGCCGGTTCGCAGCTCAACGTCGACAGCGAAATGCTCAAGCGTCCGCTCAATGTCGGTTTCTCGGGCGGCGAGAAGAAGCGCGCCGAGATCATGCAGATGGCGCTCCTCAAGCCGTCGCTGGCCGTGCTCGACGAAACCGATTCCGGTCTTGATATCGACGCGCTGCAGGTTGTCTCGAAGGGCGTCAACGCCCTGCGTGACGGCCAGCGCTCCATGCTGGTGATCACCCACTACCAGCGCCTTCTCAATCACATCGTTCCCGACGTCGTCCACGTCTTCGCCGACGGCCGGATCGTGGAAAGCGGGGACAAGTCGCTGGCGCTCAAGCTCGAGGCCGAAGGCTATGCCAATTACGGCGGCGAGGCGGCCTGATCATGCGTCCGAACTTTCCCGTAAGGCTTGGTCCTGCCGAAGAGACCCTCATCGCCCAGCTCAAGTCGGTTGGCGCTGACCAGGTCGCCGAGCGCATCACCGTCGCCGGGCTGCCTACCCGCCGGGTCGAGGCCTATCACTATACCGACTTGAAGACCCTGCTGCGCACCGTCCCGGCGCTCGGCCAGCCCGCCAACGAGGCCAGTGCACCCGCGCTGCGCATCCCTGGCGCCTACACACTGATGATTGCCAATGGCGTCATCCAGAACGCGTCCACGGCCCCCGCTGGCGTCATCGTCGGCAAGGCCGACGGTGGCGTGCTCACGACCCGCGACGACCTGCTCGTTAGTGTTAGCAATGCGCTAACGAATTCGGCTCTGACGCTAACTCTTGAGAATTCCGTCGACCCGGTCATCCAGATCGAGCGCCGCATCGAAGGCGAGGCCGCCCATATGGCCGATGCTGTAAAGGTCTTCGTTGCCGATGGTGCCACCGCCACCATCGTCGAGACCTTCTCCGGATCGGACGCCGCCCATGTCGGCAACCACGCCACCTATATCGCCCTCGGTAAAGGCGCGGTCCTCACCCACATTACCGTCGACCTAAATGCCCGTGCCGCTACGCATTTCGCCACCAACGAGTATCATCTCGCCGATGGCGCCAAGCTCCGGACACTGACCATCCATCTCGGTGCCGGCCTGTCCCGCACCAATGTGTATCCCACTCTTGGTGGCGCCGAGTCCCACGCCGATATCACCGGCCTGAACCTCGTTGCTGACGGCCAACATGCTGATATCACGATGGAAACGCGGCATGCCGTGCCGCACACCTCCTCGCAGCCGCTGTTCAAGTCCATTTCGCGCGGACGCTCCAGGGCGGTGGTGCAGGGCAAGCTGATCGTTGCCCGCGATGCCCAGAAGACTGACGCCAAGTTCATGCATCAGGGCCTTATGCTGTCGGACGAGGCCGAAATCCTCTCCAAGCCCGAGCTCGAAATCTACGCCGACGACGTGGTCTGCGGTCATGGCTCCACCTGCGGCAAGCTCGACGAGGATAGCCTGTTCTATCTCCTCAGTCGCGGCATCCCGAAAGCCGAAGCCGAAACCATGCTGGTGCGCGGCTTCATCGCCGAACTGCTTGATCCGGTTGAGGATTTCGAACTCAACGAAGCCCTCCAGGGCATCGTCGACGGCTGGCTCCTGAGCGGCAACTGACGTCGAAGCCCCTTCACCTCTCCCTTGGGGGAGAGGTCAGCGCGTAGCGCCGGGTGAGGGGGCCCTACAAGAAACACGGTGCGGAGGAAGGCCCCCTCACCCGACCGAAGACGGTCGACCTCTCCCTCAGAGGAGAGGTGAAGCAGAGGCAACCCCCATGACCTTCGACCTCGAAAAAGTCCGCGCCGATTTCCCGATCCTCGGCGAGCAGATCCACGGCCACCGCCTGGTCTACCTCGATAGCGGCGCCTCGGCGCAGAAGCCGGTGCAGGTTCTCGACCGTATGGACCAGGCCTTCCGCCACGAATATGCCAATGTCCACCGGGGTTTGCACACGCTGGCCAACCGGGCGACCGAGGGCTACGAGGCGGGCCGGGAAAGCGTTCGCCGCTTCCTCAATGCCGGCCGCATCGAAGAGATCGTGTTCACGAAGTCCGCGACTGAGGCCATCAATCTCGTGGCGTCGTCCTTTGCCGGTCCACGCATTTCCGCTGGCGATGAGATCGTCACCACGATCATGGAGCACCACTCCAACATCGTGCCCTGGCACTTCCACCGGGAGCGCCAAGGGGCTGTGCTGAAATTCGTCGATGTCCACGACGACGGCAGCCTCGATCTCGAGGCTTTTGAAGCGGCGCTCACCGATCGAACGCGTATCGTTGCTGTTACGCATATGTCAAATGTCCTGGGAACGGTTAATCCAATCAAGGACATGATCGCCATTGCTCATGCAAAGGGTATTCCGGTCCTGATCGATGGTTCGCAGGGTGCGGTTCACACCAAGGTCGACGTGCAGGATCTGGACGCCGATTTCTACATCATGACCGGCCATAAGCTTTACGGCCCCACCGGTATTGGTGTGCTCTACGGGAAATACCATCTCCTGTCTGAGATGCAGCCCTATCAGGGCGGCGGCGAAATGATCGACGCGGTCTCTGTCGAGGGCGTCACCTACAATGAGCCGCCGCATCGCTTCGAGGCCGGCACCCCGCCGATCGTTCAGGCCATGGGGCTCGGCGCCGCCCTCGACTACATGGACAGCATCGGTCGAGACGCCATCGCCGCACACGAGCATGACGTCGCCGCGTATGCCTACGAAAAGCTGAGCCGCATCAATTCCTTGCACCTCATCGGCACGGCGCCAGGCAAGGGCGGCATATTCTCATTCGAAATTGCCGGCGCCCATGCCCACGACGTTGCCACCGTCCTTGACCGCTACGGCATCGCCGTCCGCGCCGGGACCCATTGTGCCCAACCGCTGCTCAAACGCTTCGGTGTCACCTCTACCTGTCGCGCCTCGCTCGCCCTATATAACGGCAAGGACGACGTTGACGCGCTGGTCGACGGCATCGAGCGCGCCCGCAAATTTTTCGCCTGAGGAAGGCTGACATGACCGAAGAAGCTATCGATACCCGCATTCAGCCGACAATGTCCGACACGCTTCCCGAAGGCGAAGTCGAGCGCATCACCACCGATCTCATCGCCGCGCTCAAGACCGTTTACGATCCGGAAATTCCCGTCGACATCTACGAACTCGGCCTCATCTACCGGGTCGATCTTGATGACGACAGGAACCTGACCATCGACATGACACTGACCGCACCGGGGTGTCCTGTGGCCGGCGAGATGCCTGGCTGGGTGGAAAACGCCGCGCGTGGTGTCGAAGGCATCCAAGATGTCACCGTCAACATGGTCTTCGATCCCCCATGGGATGCTTCGCGCATGAGCGAAGAAGCTCAAGTCGCGTTGAACTGGTGGTAATCCGGCGCGTTTCACACTATATATCGCAAAACGCCGATAAAGGTTTCTGCCGATGCCGTTCAAGATCATGTCTCTCACCGATGCTGCTGCCGAGCGCATTACCGAGATCATCGAAGACAGCGATAAGCCAGTTATCGGTCTGCGTGTCGGCATCAAGAATGCAGGCTGCGCCGGCGTCAGCTACACGATGGATTATGTCGAGGCGCCGATCGCCGGCGATGATCACGTCGAGGATCACGGGGTCAATGTCTGGGTCGATCCCAAGGCGACCATGTACCTTCTCGGAACGGTCATGGATTTCGAACAGTCCAAGATGGAGTCGAGCTTCACCTTCAAGAACCCCAACCAGACCGGCGCCTGCGGCTGCGGCGAAA harbors:
- a CDS encoding cysteine desulfurase family protein, whose translation is MARQTVYLDHNAASPLRPEARAALLDALEFAGNPSSVHGHGRALRNVIETGRQKVARLCGAETRQVVFTGSATEAITQAITGGVKALSASAIAISAGEHAAAAKAAEATGLPIWTVGLDSDGRIDLDQLAAVLARADAESVTLLVAVHWVNNETGVIQPIERINAMVGPTRHTLFIDAVQALGKLPLDFAASAPDMMAVSGHKIGAPSGIGALLVKAHADTVRLIPGGGQEQGRRGGTESAALIAAFGAAAEACTYDMGRLAEITSRLETGIRALAADAVIFGQGANRTGNVTNFAVPGLGNATAMMALDLMGLSVSSGSACSSGKVGASHVLAAMGVPKDLANCALRVSFGWNSTMGDAEAFLVGLENLLSRQRRDGKAA
- the sufB gene encoding Fe-S cluster assembly protein SufB, with translation MADYDIPTLKEEIDRETVEQVLALDVDKYKYGFESDIESDVLPPGLTEDTVRFISAKKQEPEWMLEWRLDAFRRWQTLEEPDWAKVHYPKIDFQSISYYAAPKSVTGPKSLDEVDPELLATYAKLGIPLKEQAILAGVQGAGEPTGTPFGANVAVDAVFDSVSVVTTFREELAKAGIIFCSISEAVREHPELVKQYLGSVVPVSDNYYATLNSAVFTDGSFVYIPKGVRCPMELSTYFRINEKNTGQFERTLIIADDDSYVSYLEGCTAPMRDENQLHAAVVELVALDNAEIKYSTVQNWYPGDKDGKGGIYNFVTKRGDCRGVNSHISWTQVETGSAITWKYPSCILRGDGSRGEFYSIAISNGYQQVDSGTKMIHLGKNTSSRIISKGIAAGFSDNTYRGQVSAHAKARNARNFTQCDSLLIGDKCGAHTVPYIESRNGTAVFEHEATTSKISDDQMFYCMQRGLNEEEAVALIVNGFVRDVLQHLPMEFMVETQKLISISLEGSVG
- a CDS encoding cupin domain-containing protein translates to MSAATRSPVVTLASLALDAWEQGTLYKSADTSFGRLLGLGKLGISYNEVPPGKSSCPFHNHHVEEELFIVLEGEGTYRFGAERYSFKAGDVLGAPTGGQETAHQILNTGSVTLKYLGIANNADTEVCEYPDSGKFQVTSRTSPDHRLRHCGREGENHLDYWDGEPGA
- the sufC gene encoding Fe-S cluster assembly ATPase SufC; amino-acid sequence: MTTPVLEIRNLHARIEDREILKGVNLIIPPGEVHAIMGRNGSGKSTLSYVLAGKEDYEVTEGEILLNGENILDMEPDERAAAGLFLAFQYPIEIPGVATMTFLKAAINAQRKARGEDELKTPDFMRLVKEAGSQLNVDSEMLKRPLNVGFSGGEKKRAEIMQMALLKPSLAVLDETDSGLDIDALQVVSKGVNALRDGQRSMLVITHYQRLLNHIVPDVVHVFADGRIVESGDKSLALKLEAEGYANYGGEAA
- the sufD gene encoding Fe-S cluster assembly protein SufD, with the translated sequence MRPNFPVRLGPAEETLIAQLKSVGADQVAERITVAGLPTRRVEAYHYTDLKTLLRTVPALGQPANEASAPALRIPGAYTLMIANGVIQNASTAPAGVIVGKADGGVLTTRDDLLVSVSNALTNSALTLTLENSVDPVIQIERRIEGEAAHMADAVKVFVADGATATIVETFSGSDAAHVGNHATYIALGKGAVLTHITVDLNARAATHFATNEYHLADGAKLRTLTIHLGAGLSRTNVYPTLGGAESHADITGLNLVADGQHADITMETRHAVPHTSSQPLFKSISRGRSRAVVQGKLIVARDAQKTDAKFMHQGLMLSDEAEILSKPELEIYADDVVCGHGSTCGKLDEDSLFYLLSRGIPKAEAETMLVRGFIAELLDPVEDFELNEALQGIVDGWLLSGN
- a CDS encoding cysteine desulfurase, yielding MTFDLEKVRADFPILGEQIHGHRLVYLDSGASAQKPVQVLDRMDQAFRHEYANVHRGLHTLANRATEGYEAGRESVRRFLNAGRIEEIVFTKSATEAINLVASSFAGPRISAGDEIVTTIMEHHSNIVPWHFHRERQGAVLKFVDVHDDGSLDLEAFEAALTDRTRIVAVTHMSNVLGTVNPIKDMIAIAHAKGIPVLIDGSQGAVHTKVDVQDLDADFYIMTGHKLYGPTGIGVLYGKYHLLSEMQPYQGGGEMIDAVSVEGVTYNEPPHRFEAGTPPIVQAMGLGAALDYMDSIGRDAIAAHEHDVAAYAYEKLSRINSLHLIGTAPGKGGIFSFEIAGAHAHDVATVLDRYGIAVRAGTHCAQPLLKRFGVTSTCRASLALYNGKDDVDALVDGIERARKFFA
- a CDS encoding SUF system Fe-S cluster assembly protein; the encoded protein is MTEEAIDTRIQPTMSDTLPEGEVERITTDLIAALKTVYDPEIPVDIYELGLIYRVDLDDDRNLTIDMTLTAPGCPVAGEMPGWVENAARGVEGIQDVTVNMVFDPPWDASRMSEEAQVALNWW
- a CDS encoding HesB/IscA family protein, which codes for MPFKIMSLTDAAAERITEIIEDSDKPVIGLRVGIKNAGCAGVSYTMDYVEAPIAGDDHVEDHGVNVWVDPKATMYLLGTVMDFEQSKMESSFTFKNPNQTGACGCGESVTLAPADLKALSEARAGA